The DNA segment GTCTCGCCGCGCCGCGATTTGAGCCGCCGATCTCATCCTTCTCCGAGGGCCTTCGCGACGGCCGCCTCGATGCGCTCGCCTCGAAGGCCCAAGGCTTTCACCTCGCCATCGGGACCGATGAGAAACGTCGCGGGGATCGTCTCCGTCGGAGGTCCAACGTCGATCGCCATTGATCCAAAGCCTCAACCCAATGAGCGTCGACGATGGTCTCGCCGGGGGCGCGCAGTCGTCCCACCGCCGCCATCGAAGCAACGAGCCTCAGCCCGAGGAAGGCCGCGCCAATCGAATAGACGCTGATCACGGCAGCAGCCGGATCGAGACGTCCCCATCCTCCATCATCAAGATCGCCTTCCGCCGGTGCTGCAACGTGAGCCGACGTATCAGTCGACGAAACGGCGAAGGCTCGCTCGTCGACGACCGGCGTAGGGACGAAAGGGGCGGGAAGCACCCGCCGCATCCCTAAGACGTCAAGAATCGCGTCGTGCTGAACCTTCAGGTTCCTATTGCGAGTGCGTGGCCGACGTTAGATCCAGGCCGCGACTGTATCGCCTCGGCGAACAGCCCATAACCCGCTTGAAGGCGGTGCTGAAGGCGCTCTCGGATTCATAACCGAGGGCCTGTGAAATGGCCGCGATTGAATCTCCGGAGTGCTTCAGGCGATCGCCGGCCAGGAGCATTCGCCAGCGCGTCAGGTAGTCGATGGGCGTCGCCCCCACGGTCTCCTTGAATCTCGCCGCGAACGCCGACCGCGACATCCCGACGCGATCGGCCAATTCTCTCAGGGTCCAGGGGTGGGCGGGATCGCCGTGCATGGCGTCGATGGCCTGGCCGATGTGCTCATCCGCCAGGGCGAAGAGCCAGCCCACGCCCCCTGCCGGCCCCTCCGCCAGGAAGGCGCGAAGCGCCTGAACCAGCATCAGATGGGCAAGGTGTTGCAACACCAGCGCGGCGCCCGGCTGCGGTTCGCGCAACTCCGCCATCATCCGCTCGATGGACCATCGGAGAGCCAGCTTGTCCGCCTCTTTCTTGATGTGGACGATCGGCGGCAACATACCAAGGAGTATGCTCACGTAGTTCTTTTCGAAATCGAAGTAGCCTCCGACTCCCGAGACGTCTCCCCCGCCATTCCAGACGGCGAAGCTCCCATTCAACGGCCTCTGATAGACCGACTTGAAATCGACCGGCGGCAAGGAGAGGTCGCTGGTCAAGCGAAACGGCCGCCCCAAAGGGAGGAGGAAGCAATCGCCCGACCTGAGGTGCAACGCCTCGGCGACCCCCTCCACGGCGAGCCAGCACCGACCGGAGACGATTGCATAACACTTGATGCCATCGTGCTCGGGGAACTGCAGCGACCAGTCCCCGCCCACGTCGAAGCCGCCGCACATGGTGTTCTGCGGCTTCAGGAGCGACAGCACGCCCGAAAGCGGATCCATGAAGCCTCCTGGACGATCGCGAAGAATCTTTGGATTTCAGAGCATAGATCGTATCAGACAGGGCTCCTATCCTGAAATCCGAGCGGCCGAAAGTCCGGCCCAGGCCAATCTCAGGGAGGTTTGCGAATGCGTGTTTTCGTCACCGGCGCGACGGGATTCATCGGCTCGGTCGTCGTTCAGGATCTCCTCAAGGCGGGGCACTCCGTGCTGGGTCTCGCTCGGTCGGACACGGGCGCGGCATCGCTGGAAGCCGCCGGAGCCGAGGCGCTTCGAGGCGATCTCGAGGACCTCGAAAGCTTGCGGAGCGGCGCAGCGGCCTCGGACGGGGTGATCCACCTCGGCTTCATCCACGATTTCTCGAGGTTTCAGGAAGTCTGCGAGGCGGACAGGCGAGCGATCGAAGCGATGGGCGACGCCCTCGCCGGGACCGACCGTCCCCTGGTCGTCACCTCCGGCACCGGGATGGGAACGAAGACGCCCGGTCAGCCCGCGACCGAAGACCACTACGACCCCAACCACCCCAACCCCCGCGCGGCCTCGGAGTTGGCCGCGGATACAGTCGCAACGCGAGGCGTGCGCGTGACGACGGTGAGGCTCCCGCAGGTTCACAACACGGAGAAGCAGGGTCTCGTCACGCCGATGATCGCCATCGCCCGCGAGAAGGGAGTCGCGGCTTACATCGGCGACGGGCTCAACCGCTGGCCCTCAGTGCATGTGCTCGACGCCGCCCCCGTCTACCGACTGGCCCTGGAGAAGGGGCCGAACCGCGCGAGATACCACGCGGTCGCCGAGGAGGGCGTGACCGCCCGCGCGATCGCCGAGGCCATCGGGCGAGGCCTGAAAATCCCTGTCGTCTCCCTATCGCCCGAGGAAGCCGCCGGCCATTTCGGCTGGATGGGGTTCTTCGCCGGATTGGACATGCCGGCGTCCAGCGCCCTGACGCAAGAACGCCTGGGATGGCGGCCCATCCAGAAGGCGGGAATCATCGAAGACCTCGATCACATGAGATGGTCCGAAGTCTGAGTCAGAGCGTCGAGCGTTGTCAAGAAATGCAGCCATCTAGCAGTGAACAAAACGCCGACGCCCCGCCCCCCGGCCGAGGCAGGCTGGGGGGTGGGGACGCGGCGAGAAGACGTCGAGGAAGAGGGCCGAGGTGTCGCGGTGAGGAGCAGCGAGGCCGGGTCAGCCGGCGCGGCGGGTGCGGAAGCGACGGCCGGCGGCGAGGCCGACGACGCCGAGGCCCAGCATGGCGATCGAGGTGGGCTCGGGCACGGTGGACGTATAGGTGCCGCTCATGCTGACGAGCAAGCCCTGGACGACGCCGTGGGTGTTCTCGGTGACGAACGTCAGCGTGTTGGTGCCGTCCTTGAAGAAGGCGGCGCCGCTGATCATGAAAGCGTGCAGCGTGCCGTAGGACTGGTCCGGCGTGGAGAAGCCGACAGAGACGCCGTTGACGAGGATGTCGTCGATCTTGTCGTCCGAGCTGGCCTGCCCCGAGATGACGACAGTCGACAGAACCGCGTTAGTCAGCGTGAAGGTGGTCTCATAGGTGTAGACGCCGTTCACGACGTTGTAGAACGGCGGGGGGCCGATCCACTTGGAACCGCTGGGGGGCGTAACCCAGACGCCGCCGTACGGAGCCGTGGCGTACGCGGTCAGCGACGTCGACGGGGCGAAGGTCAGGGTGTAGTGAGAGTCCGCCGTACCGTCGGGAAGGATGTTCTTGCTGGCGTCCACGCCCGTGTTGTAGAGATCGGTGATCGATGCGGCCTGGGCGCCGACGCCCGAGACGGCCGCGATGAGACCAAACGCCAAAGCCTTGATCCAGTTACGACGAATCATTATATTGTTCCTAATATGAACACCTTTTCATCCACTGAAAATCGACTCGCGGGAGCGGCCGGCACAAGCCGACCACCTGAATTGAGTGCGGGATCTCCGCGTTCTCGCCCGCCGCGTCGTTCCAGAGCCCCGGTCACCGCCGGCGCTCAATCACCGTCCTGCCTCGACGGCCCCCCCTCTTGTTCCGTTCTTATCTTTTCGGGGGGTCGGTTTCCCGAACCGTCGGACGGATTATGCCTCACGAATCAGCGCGATAAAATGGCAGGTGACCGCATGACGTATTGAATCACCAATACATGCCAATGGGGCCGCATGGGCGACCGTTTGAGGTGTCGCGGGAACACGTCAAGTCGGCCTGAGAAAACATTCGGGGTGCGGAACGTCGCTTTTAGACGACGTTGATCGGTTCAAATTGCGTCGCGAATGATGGGCAAACCTTAAGGCCTCGCGATAATGAGACCTGAAAGGACGAAAAGAAGCCGTCGCGACGGCTGCCGCGGCGGCGTCGGGACGAGTATGCCTTGACCCGCGATTAATATTGATCCGAGGCGACGATCTCGCCGGCCTGGATCGAGTTCAAACCGAGCCAGACGCCGTGGTTGATCGAGTCCTTGACGAACCGGCACGACCCGTCGCCGAGCAGGACGTTGACGCCCCCGGGATGACGACTTTTCGCGCCGGCGAATGTGCGCAGTCCGATCTCGTCCACCCCCACGGCCGTGCACGGAAGGTTCTTCCTCGGCTCGCTGACGCAGAAGTAGGGGAGTTGAATCCGGTCGGCGTCGTTCTCGATCCGGTAATAGTCCCGAAACTGATTCGGGGCGAATCGCGAGATGTAAGAGGAGCCGCCGACGGTCGCCGACCACATCAACCCGCGGGTGTCGTTGAGGGAGCCCTGGATCAATTCGGCGACGAAGGCGGTCGCGCTGAGGCCGTCGCTCACGCTCGAGAGTCGAACCAGCGTCCTCCCGAACGGGGCAGCCAGGTACGTCGCGGGCCTCGACGTCGTCGGGTCGACAAGCAGCGTCGCCGGCGAGGGAGTGTCTTGCCCCCAGTAGGTATTGCCCCAGTTCGCTCCGTAGTTCCCCTTGGAACTGGTGTAAAAGCTCATGACGCCCCCCATGAAATCGCGCGTCACCTGGAACTGGTTCTCAGCGTCGCTCGGGCATTGGAGAACGGCGAGTCTGATCGAGGCCAGGGTCAGGTTGGCGTAAATCCCCATGGGGGCTGGTGCGAACGGCCCTTCCGTCCCCAGATCGAAGTTAGCCGCGTTGAAGAACGCCTGCTGCTCCAACTGGGGCAACAGATGCACGATCCACGGCGTGTTCTGACATCCCGTCAAGAGACCCAGGGGGCAGGCCGACGACTTGATCAAGCCCGGCGGCAGGGCCGTATGGACGTCGTGATAGCTGTGAAGGGCCAAGCCGAGCTGCTTCATGTTGTTGACGCACTGGACCCGCCTCGCAGCCTCACGAGCCGCCTGAACGGCCGGCAGCAACAGGGCGATCAAGACCGCAATGACCGCGATCACCACCAGCAGTTCGATCAACGTGAAAGCCCGGCGGTGCGCCCCATCGCCCCTGAGCATCGCTGTCCCCTTTCCGAAGTCCGAGGTCGTCGACGCGATAAACCGAAATCGATCTCCAGGCCGATGCACACTTCACACTTGTCGGATTCGGATTTAGTCTATCCCGTTGCCTTCAGTCCAAATAGACCGTTTCGGAACGCTGGGAAACAAATCGACGTTTCTGCCTCGTGGGGGTGTCCCCTTTGACGCGCAACAAGGACGACGACCATCTCGCCGAGGCCCAGTAGATCCTGGAATGCCTGCTGCAACAGGATCTGGACGGCGGGGCCGTCGCCTACCTGGACGCCCTATCGGACGCCATCGAACGCTATGAAGACGAGACCATTCCGCCGTCAGACGCAACGCCGGCCGAAGTTCTCCAGGAATCGCTGAACGCCAATCGACTGACTCAACAGGCCCTGGCCGATGCGGTCGGCATAGCCCAATCCGCACTCTCGGCGTTCCTCAAAGACAGGCGGGTCCCGACCGCAGCCCATGCCAAGCGCTTGGGCGACCACTTCGGCGTGTCCCTTACCGTCTTTCTGCCGCTCTGAGAGCATCGCGGCGATAGTGCCCTTCCGGTCGGACTTCGCAGACGCGAGGACGCAGGGACGGCCTGAATCGCGTGAAATCCCGCCGGCCCGGAAAGGGACGCCGGACCGGCGGACGCACGGCTTCGCTCAGATCTTTCGCCCCAGGGCGGACAGCCAACGCCCCCCATATCGCAACATCAATACATTTATGTTTGTGACCAACGGTTGGGATGATCGTAGCCACCAGGCTGCTGAATCGACTCCGGTCCTCGTACCATGAGTTGGAGGTTGCTCTGACCCAGGTGAGGGCTTGAAGGGTTCAATCGCGATGTACTCCGATTTTTGCAATGCAGATTCGATCGTCCTGGAGTGGGCCGGCGATGGGCCCTTGATCGTCCAGCGACTGTCCGACGGAAGCATCCCTGTGGTCGTCGTCCAGGGGCAAGTGATCGTCTTCGCTTCAGCAGGCGAAACCTTCGCCTTATCGACTGAGGATCGATCCTGGGAGGTCCGCTACCATCCGGGACGAACGCTGGAAGTGCGGGGCTATGACTTGCTCGTGAAAAACGCCGCGCTCGTCATCTGCAGGACTGTATGACGCCCTGCGCGGCCCGTGCTTTGATCCAGGTTCAAAGCTCAGGCCCGGTTCGTGGCATCCCGCGTCAGGGGAGGGGAACTCCCTGCTGGGATCGAGCAAGCAGCCCGATTCCGGGGCGACCACGACGACCTGTCGTCTCGATCGAACGGGCGAACCGCCCTGCCGTCGAGGGGGCGAGAAAACCGAAACGGAAGAGGGCGGGACGCGCCGGCGACCGGTCGCGTCCCGCCCTCTCGGGTTTTCATCAGAGATCGCGTCAACGGTGGATCAGGGCTCGTTGGCGTTGAGGTTGGCCTTGAGGACCTGGTCGATGCGGTGGCGAAGCTCCTTCAGGTGGGCCAACGTGGTGTCGTCGATGGCAGCGTCTTTGTCTTTGCGGGCGACGGCGCCGTCGATCTTGCGGCCGATCTCGTCGAGGTGCAGCCGGGCCAGGTTCTTGGCGTCGGGGGGCGTGCTCGATGAGCCGCCGAGGATGATGATGTAGCTGTACATCCCGTAGAAGTCGTTGTTCGACTTCGGACCCAGGACCATCGTGCTCAGGCGCTTGACGTACTCGCGCTGGAGATTGCGGCGAGAGGTCGAGATCGTCGTCGGCGATGAACCGGACGGGGGCGGCGCCAGTTCGCTGAAGATGCCGTCGGTGAAGGAGCGGAAGATCTCCTCCATCTTCAGCGGCTTCGAGCCGGGGTCGCTCTGGGCCTCCTGGTTCTGGATCCGCTGGAGGGTCGAGCCGGAGAGGCACTCGTCGAGCGGGATCTCCTGGATGTTCAGGATCACGTCGTAAACCGGGTAGCCGGCCGCGCCGGACATCCCGAAGCCCTGATCCTGCCAGGTCTCGCGGATCAGCTTGCGGAGCAAGGCCGGTGAGAACTCGAAGGCCTTGTCCGAGAGGATGCGGTCGACCAGCAGCTTCAGAGCCTCACGCTGCTTCTCACCGGAAACGGGAACGACGGGGTCCTTGGCCTTCTCCGTCCCCTTGAAGTCGCGGCTGACCGACTGGCCGCCGATGTACTCGGCGGCGAGGTAGGCGCCGTTGCCGTACTGGCTGACGCACGAGCTGAAGGCCGAGCGAAGCCGACTCCACGACTCGTTGTCGCGAAGGACCTTCTTGTCCAGGTCCTTGAGCAACTCCGCAGCCATCTCCATGCGCTGGCGGCCGTAGGCCAGAGTGTCGTTGGAGAGGTCGTAGGTGTTGACCTGGGGATCGTAGTTGTAGAAGTCGTCGTCGGTGGCGAAGGTCAGATCCGGATCAGGAGACTTGGCGGCGATCTTCTTCAACTCGGCCGCCTCGTCGCCGTCGATCGGCTTGTAGGCGTACTCGATCGCCCAGTAGTCGTAAGGGCCGATCGTCGTAGAGGCGTAGTCGCCCTGCTTCTGGCCCTTGGGGGCGACGTTGATCGGGTTGTAGTCCATCACGCTGCCCGCCATACCCTTGGCGTGCGTGACGTTGACGTCGTTGATCTCTTCCGGCTTGAGCATGACGCTCGCCTTGAAGTTGTGCCGCAGGCCGAGCGAGTGCCCGACCTCGTGCATCACGACTTCCTTGATCGCCTGGCCGAGGAAGCCTTCCGGAAGCTTGGGCTCGTCGTCCTTCTTCTCCTTGTCTTTGTCCTTGTCTTTCTCCTCCTCGGCAGCGGCGGCGGCGAAGCTCGCCAGGGCGAGGGTGGCGAACCGCATCTCATTGCCGCGGGCGGCGGAGTAATTGCAGGCGGCCAGGCGGTTCTGATTCATGCGCTGGAAGAGCTGCGCCTGGATCGGGTCCCAACCGGCGGGGACGAGATCCACGAGCGGCGGGACGACGCCGTTCGCACCGGCGGCCAGGCCCATGGTCGCGGCCTTCTGGAGAGCCTCCCGGCGCGAGCCCGGCGGCGGAGTGGGCAAGCCGAAGCCCTGCTTGCTCGCCATGATCGGGCTGATGAT comes from the Paludisphaera rhizosphaerae genome and includes:
- a CDS encoding AraC family transcriptional regulator yields the protein MDPLSGVLSLLKPQNTMCGGFDVGGDWSLQFPEHDGIKCYAIVSGRCWLAVEGVAEALHLRSGDCFLLPLGRPFRLTSDLSLPPVDFKSVYQRPLNGSFAVWNGGGDVSGVGGYFDFEKNYVSILLGMLPPIVHIKKEADKLALRWSIERMMAELREPQPGAALVLQHLAHLMLVQALRAFLAEGPAGGVGWLFALADEHIGQAIDAMHGDPAHPWTLRELADRVGMSRSAFAARFKETVGATPIDYLTRWRMLLAGDRLKHSGDSIAAISQALGYESESAFSTAFKRVMGCSPRRYSRGLDLTSATHSQ
- a CDS encoding SDR family oxidoreductase, giving the protein MRVFVTGATGFIGSVVVQDLLKAGHSVLGLARSDTGAASLEAAGAEALRGDLEDLESLRSGAAASDGVIHLGFIHDFSRFQEVCEADRRAIEAMGDALAGTDRPLVVTSGTGMGTKTPGQPATEDHYDPNHPNPRAASELAADTVATRGVRVTTVRLPQVHNTEKQGLVTPMIAIAREKGVAAYIGDGLNRWPSVHVLDAAPVYRLALEKGPNRARYHAVAEEGVTARAIAEAIGRGLKIPVVSLSPEEAAGHFGWMGFFAGLDMPASSALTQERLGWRPIQKAGIIEDLDHMRWSEV
- a CDS encoding PEP-CTERM sorting domain-containing protein, giving the protein MIRRNWIKALAFGLIAAVSGVGAQAASITDLYNTGVDASKNILPDGTADSHYTLTFAPSTSLTAYATAPYGGVWVTPPSGSKWIGPPPFYNVVNGVYTYETTFTLTNAVLSTVVISGQASSDDKIDDILVNGVSVGFSTPDQSYGTLHAFMISGAAFFKDGTNTLTFVTENTHGVVQGLLVSMSGTYTSTVPEPTSIAMLGLGVVGLAAGRRFRTRRAG
- a CDS encoding DUF1559 domain-containing protein, whose translation is MLRGDGAHRRAFTLIELLVVIAVIAVLIALLLPAVQAAREAARRVQCVNNMKQLGLALHSYHDVHTALPPGLIKSSACPLGLLTGCQNTPWIVHLLPQLEQQAFFNAANFDLGTEGPFAPAPMGIYANLTLASIRLAVLQCPSDAENQFQVTRDFMGGVMSFYTSSKGNYGANWGNTYWGQDTPSPATLLVDPTTSRPATYLAAPFGRTLVRLSSVSDGLSATAFVAELIQGSLNDTRGLMWSATVGGSSYISRFAPNQFRDYYRIENDADRIQLPYFCVSEPRKNLPCTAVGVDEIGLRTFAGAKSRHPGGVNVLLGDGSCRFVKDSINHGVWLGLNSIQAGEIVASDQY
- a CDS encoding helix-turn-helix domain-containing protein translates to MNANRLTQQALADAVGIAQSALSAFLKDRRVPTAAHAKRLGDHFGVSLTVFLPL
- a CDS encoding zinc-dependent metalloprotease, with the protein product MDLLKRSTGPALVAAALSWLVGGGPAVGEEPSKPAEAKPAEGKPAEAKKFQDFHELTKDAKKYEGFLTLHEKEQHLYAEIKPDQLDKPILAPIMIARGTASAGNPLNFGDEWVLSFRRIDDKVQIVRKNVHFTANSGTPLDKAVKQNYTDSVLMALPILSISPNGGALVVDLGDVLMGDFAELRMGSIDKNRSRWYKIRAYPNNVEIQVEATFSGGRFGYYSYGGGASPVVDSRGMTMVIHYSLCKAPDSGYKPRLADYRVGHFLNAVTDYSQPNPDTDAKRMINRWRLEKADPKAKLSPPKKQIVWWIEDNVPLEYRPYVEQGILEWNKAFEKIGFLNALAVRWQNDQDDFEPEDINYCTLRWITTGSTYAMSCLRSDPMTGEMIDGDVIFDASWIKIWKEEYAMLVGVPTPSGKPGEAPAAVTPLAMAEIISPIMASKQGFGLPTPPPGSRREALQKAATMGLAAGANGVVPPLVDLVPAGWDPIQAQLFQRMNQNRLAACNYSAARGNEMRFATLALASFAAAAAEEEKDKDKDKEKKDDEPKLPEGFLGQAIKEVVMHEVGHSLGLRHNFKASVMLKPEEINDVNVTHAKGMAGSVMDYNPINVAPKGQKQGDYASTTIGPYDYWAIEYAYKPIDGDEAAELKKIAAKSPDPDLTFATDDDFYNYDPQVNTYDLSNDTLAYGRQRMEMAAELLKDLDKKVLRDNESWSRLRSAFSSCVSQYGNGAYLAAEYIGGQSVSRDFKGTEKAKDPVVPVSGEKQREALKLLVDRILSDKAFEFSPALLRKLIRETWQDQGFGMSGAAGYPVYDVILNIQEIPLDECLSGSTLQRIQNQEAQSDPGSKPLKMEEIFRSFTDGIFSELAPPPSGSSPTTISTSRRNLQREYVKRLSTMVLGPKSNNDFYGMYSYIIILGGSSSTPPDAKNLARLHLDEIGRKIDGAVARKDKDAAIDDTTLAHLKELRHRIDQVLKANLNANEP